The following nucleotide sequence is from Candidatus Neomarinimicrobiota bacterium.
TTTTGCTGAAAAACTGGTGGATCGTGTACAGAGTATTGAAGACCGTCGCTTTGCGAAGATCAGTTTGACGAACAAAGGGCAAACTCTGGTAGGAAAGCTTAAAGAAGAATACGCGGACCTGCATGGGGAAATGCTGAAAGATCTATCAGTAAGTGATCGGGATAAGATCTATGAAGGCATATCTTTAATGCAAGGTCTGGTCAGTGTTTGGTTGGTGAAAAACGCCTGATCTAATTTAAATGAGTTTATAAAAGTCCGGTATTACGCCGGACTTTTTTTATTTTCATCCCGGAACATCCGCTTGGGACGGGATTTGATAGAAGGCGATGATATGGAAAACTGGCTATGATCAAATTGGCAACATTATGTTATCTCATGGATGGCGATAAGACCTTGATGCTGCACAGGGTCAAAAAAGAAGGTGACATGCATTGGGGTAAATGGAATGGGCTGGGTGGAAAAATTGAAAATGGTGAAACCCCTGAAGCCTGTGCCATCCGAGAAGTGCTGGAAGAGTCCGGGTTAACTGTTTCTGATCCGCAACTAAAAGGATTTATCACTTTTCCAAATTTTGATGGTCAAAATGATTGGTATGTTTTCGTCTATCGTTTTACTGATTTTGAGGGTGAATTGATTGGCTCGCCTGAAGGGTATCTGGAGTGGATCACCAATGAAGGATTGTCTGAACTGCCGTTGTGGGCAGGAGATCGGATCTTCATGAAGTGGTTAGATCAGCCCAGAATGTTTTCGGCAGTTTTTAAATATGATGCAGGAAGACTTCTTGATTGGAACGTCACTTGGCATTAATGTGCAATCCAATGGAAGCAACCTATTCATTCAGCGAAAATGCTCAGTGAAATGGCGAAGGCGACAAATGTCAACAACTGCAATTTAATTGGAAGATGACATTATTTTGATCAGGATCACTGATAGCTCTTTTAAGTAAATGTTTGTTATGAATATGGATAAACTGGATAAATCAAAAACTTTGTGTCTCATCCCGCTCTACGTCTTGTCGGCATTTGAGACCATCTGTTCCGGGGAACAAAATGAATATTATTA
It contains:
- a CDS encoding 8-oxo-dGTP diphosphatase, coding for MIKLATLCYLMDGDKTLMLHRVKKEGDMHWGKWNGLGGKIENGETPEACAIREVLEESGLTVSDPQLKGFITFPNFDGQNDWYVFVYRFTDFEGELIGSPEGYLEWITNEGLSELPLWAGDRIFMKWLDQPRMFSAVFKYDAGRLLDWNVTWH
- a CDS encoding MarR family transcriptional regulator gives rise to the protein MDVKLKQQAAVITELTFDLLRCCEAKEKLFAKEHGLKVAEFRCLRIIEAGKTYSVQELASSMHLSPSRLTRIIDGLFAEKLVDRVQSIEDRRFAKISLTNKGQTLVGKLKEEYADLHGEMLKDLSVSDRDKIYEGISLMQGLVSVWLVKNA